The nucleotide window ACGACCGAGGGGCGGACGATCACCCAATCGCGATCGGACTCCCGGACGGCGGTCTCGGCGCGCCCTTTCGCGCGGAGGTAGGCGGTCGCGCCGTCGGGGTCGGCCCCGAGCGCACTCATCTGGACGAACCGATCGACGTCGGCCGCGGCGGCCGCCGCGAGCAGCGTCTCGGTCCCGCCGACGTGGATGCGCTCGTGGGCCGTCGCGCCGCCTCGTGGGGTGCGCAGCGGTGAGAGCGCGACGAGGTTGACGACTGCGTCTCGCCCCTCGGTAGCGGGCTCCACACTCGACGGGTCGGTCACGTCCGCCGCGACCGTCTCGACGCCGTCGGACAGGACGCTCGGGTCGGGGTCGCGAGCCAGCGCCGCGACGTCGTGCCCGCGCTCTGCGAGGACTGTACACAGGTGGCGACCGATGAACCCGTCGCCACCGGCGACGAGGAC belongs to Halococcoides cellulosivorans and includes:
- a CDS encoding complex I NDUFA9 subunit family protein, which encodes MNVLVAGGDGFIGRHLCTVLAERGHDVAALARDPDPSVLSDGVETVAADVTDPSSVEPATEGRDAVVNLVALSPLRTPRGGATAHERIHVGGTETLLAAAAAADVDRFVQMSALGADPDGATAYLRAKGRAETAVRESDRDWVIVRPSVVFGAGGEFLAFTKRITPPGIAPLPGGGRMQFQPIWVEDLAPILADCVLDDDRAGETYEIGGPERLSLAALARLLRRTHVVPIPMALAKIGLSIADAVPGAPMGLDQYRSLQSDNVTRDNDIAAFDLEPGELTTVEAYLDRR